From a region of the Fibrobacter sp. UWB16 genome:
- a CDS encoding deoxyguanosinetriphosphate triphosphohydrolase family protein, whose product MELFMEWNASVKKQIESRLMEKERSLAEYACKSAAAVRYHEAQEDIRPNFSRDADKIIHSYCYSRYIDKTQAFYLVENDHITHRVLHVQLVAKIARTIGRFLNLNEDLIEAISLGHDVGHTPFGHDGERIVSKFLQERGEGIFEHNVQSFRLFHDLEAHGKGLNLTAQVLDGIICHNGEILKNEYGCNRSKTPEKLLEEYRNSLSGTLKSKEMVPMTLEGCVMRISDVIAYVGRDIEDAIILKLVKREDIPQEITKVLGSKNSEIVNTLITDLVNNSLDKETLVFSPEVFDALNQLKNWNYKNIYLNPKKSTQDEKIKMMFRTVLEECLDELQSGVKKATGINHWCESLGEKYKETTPLPRIVADYVSGMTDDYLMNAYKEIVMPKSFGVSFGEK is encoded by the coding sequence ATGGAACTTTTTATGGAATGGAACGCCTCGGTCAAGAAACAAATTGAATCCCGCTTGATGGAAAAGGAAAGATCGCTTGCTGAATATGCCTGCAAGTCTGCGGCTGCGGTTCGCTATCACGAAGCGCAAGAAGATATCCGTCCGAACTTTTCCCGCGATGCAGACAAGATTATCCATTCCTATTGCTATAGCCGATACATTGACAAGACTCAGGCGTTTTACCTTGTTGAAAATGACCACATCACGCACCGAGTGCTGCACGTGCAACTGGTCGCAAAAATTGCAAGGACCATTGGGCGCTTTTTGAATCTGAACGAAGACTTGATTGAGGCGATTTCGCTAGGTCACGATGTGGGTCATACGCCTTTTGGACACGATGGCGAAAGGATTGTCTCGAAGTTTTTGCAAGAGCGCGGTGAAGGAATTTTTGAACACAACGTTCAAAGCTTTAGGCTGTTTCATGACCTTGAAGCGCACGGCAAAGGGCTGAACCTTACCGCACAAGTGCTCGACGGAATCATCTGCCACAACGGCGAAATCCTGAAAAATGAATACGGCTGCAACCGTAGCAAGACTCCAGAAAAACTGCTGGAAGAATACAGAAACAGCTTAAGCGGAACGCTGAAATCGAAAGAGATGGTCCCGATGACATTGGAAGGATGTGTCATGCGAATCTCGGACGTGATTGCGTACGTTGGCCGCGACATCGAAGATGCCATCATCTTGAAACTAGTGAAGCGCGAAGACATCCCCCAAGAAATTACGAAAGTTCTCGGTAGCAAAAATAGCGAAATCGTCAACACGCTTATTACAGACCTTGTCAACAATAGTCTAGACAAAGAAACTCTCGTCTTTTCGCCGGAAGTTTTTGATGCGCTTAATCAGCTGAAAAACTGGAACTACAAAAACATCTATTTGAATCCGAAAAAGTCAACCCAGGATGAAAAAATCAAGATGATGTTCCGGACTGTCTTGGAAGAATGCCTTGATGAACTCCAGTCTGGCGTGAAAAAGGCGACAGGAATCAATCACTGGTGTGAATCGCTAGGCGAAAAGTACAAAGAAACGACACCCCTCCCGCGCATTGTCGCCGATTACGTCTCTGGAATGACCGATGACTACCTGATGAACGCCTACAAGGAAATTGTGATGCCCAAGTCGTTCGGCGTGAGCTTTGGGGAAAAGTAA
- a CDS encoding FISUMP domain-containing protein — MLVACGDDSSSSPIVPESSSSEIIESSSEQSSSSIRSSSATSSSVESSSSAPYVEKHLAWDYLNPALSYGEFTDERDGHVYKYVELDGYIRFMAENLNYADSVANPNLLGSSWCPLNNLDSCSKYGRFYTWAAAMNVDPKYNYEEFTGKKGMAMNVEYQGLCPDGWFMYADKWIWSEYVWRLQPVEYCAQKGWRYEGCTNELGFTALPGGYYEDGEFKEVGENFYYWSVQGGGKDTGGRGSLYSKSGDYGIDFGRNINFMVEKTVGAAVRCYQTIPQDPCAEPDNPYCEE; from the coding sequence GTGCTTGTCGCTTGTGGAGATGATTCCAGTTCGTCACCGATTGTGCCGGAATCTTCCAGTTCTGAAATAATTGAGTCTTCGTCTGAGCAGAGCAGCTCTTCTATTCGGAGTTCTTCGGCAACATCTTCTTCTGTCGAAAGTTCTAGTTCAGCCCCTTATGTCGAGAAACACTTAGCGTGGGATTACCTGAATCCGGCGCTTTCCTACGGTGAGTTTACCGACGAGCGCGATGGGCACGTGTACAAGTACGTTGAGCTCGATGGCTACATCCGGTTCATGGCCGAAAACCTGAACTATGCGGATTCTGTTGCCAATCCGAATTTGTTGGGAAGTTCCTGGTGCCCTCTCAACAATCTGGATTCCTGTTCCAAGTATGGACGCTTCTATACTTGGGCGGCAGCCATGAATGTGGATCCCAAATACAACTATGAAGAATTTACTGGCAAAAAAGGGATGGCCATGAACGTAGAGTATCAGGGGCTTTGTCCTGATGGATGGTTCATGTATGCCGATAAATGGATTTGGAGTGAATATGTTTGGCGGCTTCAGCCTGTTGAATACTGTGCTCAGAAAGGCTGGAGGTATGAAGGCTGCACGAACGAGTTGGGCTTTACGGCCTTGCCTGGCGGCTATTATGAAGATGGCGAGTTTAAGGAAGTTGGCGAAAATTTCTACTACTGGTCTGTACAGGGCGGAGGCAAGGACACGGGAGGACGTGGCTCCCTATATTCAAAGTCAGGTGATTACGGCATTGATTTCGGCAGGAACATCAATTTTATGGTGGAGAAGACCGTAGGCGCGGCTGTTCGCTGCTACCAGACGATTCCCCAGGATCCGTGCGCCGAGCCGGATAATCCCTATTGCGAGGAATAG
- a CDS encoding DUF2971 domain-containing protein → MLNDMKKMYCEESDKFLYHYTKIDVLQHIFNDPNGVKVNLRFTDYHFLNDADEGIWFYNFLKNHKKDVVNIFEKENEREYCEFAIDNFLGYESYFYRLNEHYGKHYSFSLSEMKDSMQFWRQDYANENGVALRFNTELYKDKNNDLPYPVPELECVHYLGNDTMKQIFSEFIKIVTDEADLIKYKEEIDKDGEPIVDMQGASVLNRAPFWVIKNSVWKSEREWRLTKSVGALNRSVYNQEHEKSDFEQKFEVDEKCIPRYRMDIRNPFDEIILGPSFSDYYIDSVKVWLELHNYKDVDISKSLGHERRKI, encoded by the coding sequence ATGCTTAACGATATGAAAAAAATGTATTGCGAAGAATCGGATAAATTTCTCTATCATTATACGAAAATAGATGTTCTTCAACATATTTTTAACGATCCGAATGGAGTAAAAGTAAATTTACGGTTTACTGATTATCATTTTCTTAATGATGCCGATGAAGGAATTTGGTTCTATAATTTCTTAAAGAATCATAAAAAAGATGTTGTAAATATTTTCGAAAAGGAAAATGAACGGGAATATTGCGAATTTGCTATTGACAATTTTTTGGGGTATGAGAGTTATTTCTATCGCCTTAATGAACATTATGGTAAACATTATTCATTTTCATTGTCTGAGATGAAGGATTCTATGCAGTTTTGGCGACAGGATTATGCGAACGAAAATGGTGTCGCCCTTCGTTTTAATACAGAGTTGTATAAAGATAAGAACAATGATCTTCCATATCCTGTTCCTGAACTAGAATGTGTTCATTATCTTGGAAATGATACCATGAAACAAATCTTTTCAGAATTTATAAAAATAGTTACAGATGAAGCTGATTTGATAAAATATAAAGAAGAAATTGATAAAGACGGCGAACCTATTGTTGATATGCAAGGGGCTTCTGTCCTAAATAGGGCTCCGTTTTGGGTGATAAAAAATAGCGTATGGAAATCGGAACGGGAATGGCGTTTGACGAAGTCTGTGGGGGCTCTAAATCGATCTGTTTATAATCAAGAACATGAAAAAAGTGATTTTGAACAAAAGTTTGAAGTGGACGAAAAATGTATTCCGCGATACAGGATGGACATTCGAAATCCATTTGATGAAATTATATTAGGACCATCTTTTTCTGATTATTATATTGATTCTGTGAAGGTTTGGCTTGAATTACATAATTATAAGGATGTTGATATTTCTAAGAGCTTGGGACATGAGCGTCGGAAAATTTGA